A region of Paractinoplanes abujensis DNA encodes the following proteins:
- a CDS encoding GH92 family glycosyl hydrolase — protein MRRPRWIAATVPLAMMGSMLMGAPARAAAPDFASSFETGQPQPDWIDTTERASGVDGTVIVGMPGSLRGNVTAIAVNAQPNANEGATNLNDGDSATKWLVDTPTSWARYTLDAPSEVVKYALTSANDAPERDPKDWTLEGSADGQSWTTVDTRTGQTFDERFQTKTYEVASPGSFTIYRLSISAHGSGNLTQLADLELAGADVTEPPTGPMQSRIGSGPAGSPTAKANAGYTGLKAFQIAGRHTAEGRGYAYNKVFDVDMAVTDNTELSYLIFPEFNRTDLSNPATYAAIDLAFTDGTFLSQLAPKDQHGFTLTPAGQGESKSLYTSQWNLKKSRIGKVARGKTIDRILVGYDKPSGPTSFRTWFDDITIGEVAPAQPREHLSEYADTRRGTQSSGDFSRGNNFPATAVPHGFNFWTPVTDAGSTSWLYQWSRQNNADNKPTIQAFSASHEPSPWMGDRQTFQVMPSTALNPARTARALPFSHDNEVAQPHYYGVTFDNGLKTELAPTDHAALFKFTFPGDSGHLILDNVNNNAGLTIDAAGNAISGWSDVNSGGLSAGWTRMFVYATFDQDVTASGSLATGNRPSTGYVSFGAKTVQMRIATSLISVAQAKHNLDLEIGADATVESVRDNARKLWDAKMRTIEVEGATEDQLVTLYSNLYRLFLYPNSAFENTGSNEAPAYKHTVQSAVTSPAGTPTETGAPVKDGKVYVNNGFWDTYRTTWPAYSLLTPKTAGEMVDGFVQQYRDGGWISRWSSPGYANLMVGTSSDVAFADAYRKGVKGFDVEEAYAAAVKNATVTPPNQNVGRKGLASSIFKGYTPSDVTGEAMSWAMDGYINDFGIANMAAALAGKTGEKRYAEEAEYFRNRALNYVNMFDKSVGFFQGKNSAGVWRQTPEQYDPRVWGYDYTETNGWNMAFHVPQDGQGLANLYGGKKGLADKLDTFFATPETATFPGSYGGTIHEMLEARDVRMGQYGHSNQPSHHIIYMYDYAGQPAKAQKLAREALSRLYLGSEIGQGYAGDEDNGEMSAWQVFSALGFYPLQMGSPAYAVGSPLFQKATVNLENGKKIVINAPANSASNVYVQDLKINGSSYASTSIPHEKLADGAVLDFTMGPNPSSWGADSPPPSITQGSAPANPLRDLTGPGKGTASTPALVDDTSTTQGSGPFTYEFASAGEQATYYTLTSGATAGADPSSWTVRGSYDGTKWTTIDSRKDQKFDWRLQTRPFKITSPGRYKHYSIEFEGTPAEVELLGKPAPACTTTIADEVSGALTVSSGVTCLAPGSTVKGLVTVRNGASLYATGATLKAALTATRAGTVSLLGTNVSGFVTATDSGPVSIEGSTVRGIVTLTTGKTATVVAGNTINGALTCTGNNPAPVDNGLKNAGTGLRLGQCAKL, from the coding sequence ATGCGCCGACCACGGTGGATAGCCGCGACAGTGCCCCTGGCGATGATGGGATCGATGCTGATGGGAGCGCCGGCCCGGGCGGCGGCGCCGGATTTCGCGTCCTCGTTCGAGACGGGGCAGCCGCAGCCCGACTGGATCGACACGACCGAGCGGGCGAGCGGCGTGGACGGCACCGTGATCGTCGGCATGCCGGGCAGCCTGCGGGGCAACGTCACGGCCATCGCGGTCAACGCCCAGCCGAACGCCAACGAGGGCGCCACCAACCTGAACGACGGCGACTCCGCGACCAAATGGCTGGTCGACACGCCGACGAGCTGGGCCCGGTACACGCTGGACGCACCCTCCGAGGTCGTCAAGTACGCGCTGACCAGCGCCAACGACGCCCCGGAGCGGGATCCGAAGGACTGGACGCTGGAGGGTTCGGCCGACGGTCAGAGCTGGACCACTGTCGACACCCGGACCGGGCAGACCTTCGACGAGCGCTTCCAGACCAAGACGTACGAGGTCGCGAGCCCGGGCAGCTTCACGATCTACCGCTTGAGCATCAGCGCGCACGGCAGCGGCAACCTCACCCAGCTGGCCGACCTCGAGCTGGCCGGCGCCGACGTCACGGAACCGCCCACGGGCCCGATGCAGAGCCGGATCGGCAGCGGCCCGGCCGGTTCCCCCACGGCGAAGGCCAACGCGGGTTACACCGGCTTGAAGGCGTTCCAGATCGCCGGCCGGCACACCGCCGAGGGCCGCGGCTACGCGTACAACAAGGTCTTCGACGTCGACATGGCGGTGACCGACAATACCGAGTTGTCATATCTCATCTTCCCGGAGTTCAACCGCACGGACCTGAGCAATCCCGCCACGTACGCCGCCATCGATCTGGCCTTCACCGACGGCACGTTCCTGTCGCAGCTCGCCCCCAAAGATCAACACGGGTTCACCCTGACACCCGCCGGCCAGGGCGAGTCGAAGTCGCTCTACACCAGCCAGTGGAACCTCAAGAAGAGCAGGATCGGAAAGGTCGCCCGGGGCAAGACCATCGACCGCATCCTCGTCGGCTACGACAAGCCGAGCGGCCCCACCAGCTTCCGTACGTGGTTCGACGACATCACGATCGGCGAGGTCGCCCCGGCTCAGCCGAGGGAACACCTCTCCGAGTACGCCGACACGCGCCGGGGCACGCAGTCGTCAGGCGACTTCTCGCGGGGTAACAACTTCCCCGCCACCGCCGTCCCGCACGGCTTCAACTTCTGGACGCCGGTGACCGACGCCGGCTCGACCAGCTGGCTCTACCAGTGGTCGCGGCAGAACAACGCCGACAACAAGCCGACGATCCAGGCGTTCTCGGCCAGCCACGAGCCCAGCCCGTGGATGGGTGACCGGCAGACGTTCCAGGTGATGCCGTCGACCGCGCTCAACCCGGCCCGCACGGCGCGGGCGCTGCCGTTCAGCCACGACAACGAGGTGGCCCAGCCGCACTACTACGGGGTCACGTTCGACAACGGGCTCAAGACCGAGCTCGCGCCCACCGACCACGCGGCGCTGTTCAAGTTCACGTTCCCCGGTGACAGCGGCCACCTGATCCTGGACAACGTCAACAACAACGCCGGGCTCACCATCGACGCGGCCGGCAACGCGATCAGCGGCTGGTCCGACGTCAACAGCGGCGGGCTCTCGGCCGGCTGGACCCGCATGTTCGTGTACGCCACGTTCGACCAGGACGTGACCGCGAGCGGCTCGCTGGCCACGGGCAACCGGCCGTCCACGGGTTACGTGAGCTTCGGGGCCAAGACCGTACAGATGCGCATCGCGACCTCGCTGATCAGCGTGGCCCAGGCCAAGCACAACCTGGACCTCGAGATCGGCGCCGACGCCACTGTCGAGTCGGTGCGCGACAACGCCCGCAAGCTGTGGGACGCCAAGATGAGGACCATCGAGGTCGAGGGCGCCACCGAGGATCAGCTGGTCACGCTCTACTCGAACCTCTACCGGCTGTTCCTCTACCCCAACTCGGCCTTCGAGAACACGGGCAGCAACGAGGCCCCGGCCTACAAGCACACCGTGCAGTCCGCGGTGACCAGCCCGGCCGGCACGCCGACGGAGACCGGGGCGCCGGTCAAGGACGGCAAGGTGTACGTCAACAACGGGTTCTGGGACACCTATCGCACCACCTGGCCCGCGTACTCGCTGCTGACGCCGAAGACGGCGGGCGAGATGGTGGACGGGTTCGTCCAGCAGTACCGCGACGGCGGGTGGATCTCGCGCTGGTCGTCGCCGGGTTATGCCAACCTCATGGTGGGCACCAGCTCGGACGTCGCGTTCGCTGACGCGTACCGGAAAGGGGTCAAGGGTTTCGACGTGGAGGAGGCCTACGCCGCGGCGGTGAAGAACGCCACGGTGACCCCGCCCAACCAGAACGTCGGGCGCAAGGGGCTGGCCAGCTCGATCTTCAAGGGCTACACGCCGAGCGACGTCACCGGCGAGGCGATGAGCTGGGCCATGGACGGCTACATCAACGACTTCGGCATCGCGAACATGGCCGCGGCGCTGGCCGGCAAGACCGGCGAGAAGCGGTACGCCGAGGAGGCCGAGTACTTCCGCAACCGGGCGCTGAACTACGTCAACATGTTCGACAAGTCGGTCGGTTTCTTCCAGGGCAAGAACTCGGCGGGCGTGTGGCGGCAGACGCCGGAGCAGTACGACCCGCGCGTCTGGGGCTACGACTACACCGAGACCAACGGGTGGAACATGGCGTTCCACGTGCCGCAGGACGGTCAGGGCCTGGCCAACCTGTACGGCGGGAAGAAGGGGCTGGCCGACAAGCTGGACACGTTCTTCGCGACGCCCGAGACGGCGACCTTCCCCGGCTCGTACGGGGGAACGATCCACGAGATGCTCGAGGCCCGCGACGTCCGGATGGGCCAGTACGGCCACAGCAACCAGCCCTCACACCACATCATCTACATGTACGACTACGCCGGGCAGCCCGCGAAGGCGCAGAAGCTCGCGCGGGAGGCGCTGTCCCGGTTGTACCTGGGCAGCGAGATCGGCCAGGGCTACGCCGGCGACGAGGACAACGGCGAGATGTCGGCGTGGCAGGTGTTCTCGGCGCTCGGCTTCTACCCGCTGCAGATGGGCTCGCCGGCGTACGCGGTCGGTTCTCCGCTCTTCCAGAAGGCCACAGTCAACCTGGAGAACGGCAAGAAGATAGTCATCAACGCACCCGCCAACAGTGCGTCGAACGTCTACGTGCAGGATTTGAAGATCAACGGGTCGTCGTACGCATCGACGTCGATCCCGCATGAGAAGCTCGCGGACGGCGCGGTGCTCGACTTCACGATGGGGCCGAACCCCTCGTCGTGGGGTGCCGATTCGCCGCCGCCGTCGATCACCCAGGGCAGCGCGCCGGCCAACCCGCTGCGCGACCTGACCGGGCCGGGCAAGGGCACCGCGTCCACGCCCGCGCTGGTCGACGACACCAGCACGACCCAGGGCAGCGGGCCGTTCACCTACGAGTTCGCGAGCGCGGGCGAGCAGGCCACGTACTACACGCTGACCTCCGGGGCCACGGCCGGCGCCGACCCGTCGTCGTGGACCGTGCGGGGCTCGTACGACGGCACGAAGTGGACGACGATCGACAGCCGCAAGGATCAGAAGTTCGACTGGCGGCTGCAGACCCGGCCGTTCAAGATCACGTCGCCGGGGCGGTACAAGCACTACTCGATCGAGTTCGAGGGCACGCCGGCCGAGGTCGAACTGCTCGGCAAGCCCGCGCCGGCCTGCACGACGACCATCGCGGACGAGGTGTCGGGGGCGCTCACGGTCAGCTCGGGCGTCACCTGCCTGGCTCCCGGCTCGACAGTCAAGGGCCTGGTCACCGTACGGAACGGGGCGTCGCTGTATGCCACGGGCGCGACCCTGAAAGCGGCGCTGACGGCCACCCGGGCGGGCACCGTGTCGCTGCTCGGCACCAACGTGTCGGGCTTCGTGACCGCGACCGACTCGGGCCCGGTGTCGATCGAGGGCTCCACGGTGCGCGGGATCGTCACGCTGACCACCGGCAAGACCGCGACGGTGGTGGCCGGCAACACCATCAACGGGGCCCTGACCTGCACGGGCAACAACCCGGCGCCGGTTGACAACGGCCTCAAGAACGCCGGTACGGGCCTCCGGCTGGGGCAGTGCGCGAAGTTGTGA
- a CDS encoding PhzF family phenazine biosynthesis protein produces the protein MPTDVAVIHSCRRDGRGGSPTAVLWRADAPSDLAALRHLPARAGASHAVVVDGPPEGPVDLRFFTAAGELPACGHGTVAALAFLAARAGKRDLTVPLRVGGRSLTGYVTGGTMATFLEDRVALRLPTDPELTGVLPALGFPGRGLNFPVGVLAASTGRWRLLVPVESRAALTRLAPDPARLRAACDRLGLLGCYVHTPPDAEGRLAARMFAPAIGVDEDVANANSTACLAAALAGRTIAVDMGDTLGAPSTILASARPGGAVEVGGEATVTGKLRLD, from the coding sequence GTGCCGACGGACGTCGCCGTGATCCATTCCTGCCGGCGCGACGGCCGCGGCGGCAGCCCCACCGCGGTCCTGTGGCGGGCCGACGCCCCATCCGACCTTGCGGCGCTGCGCCACCTGCCCGCCCGCGCCGGCGCCTCCCACGCCGTGGTGGTCGACGGCCCGCCCGAGGGCCCGGTCGACCTCAGGTTCTTCACCGCCGCCGGCGAACTGCCCGCCTGCGGTCACGGCACAGTCGCCGCCCTGGCCTTCCTGGCCGCCCGCGCCGGAAAACGCGACCTGACAGTCCCCCTCCGCGTCGGCGGCCGGTCCCTGACCGGCTACGTCACCGGGGGCACGATGGCAACGTTCCTCGAAGACCGGGTCGCCCTCCGCCTGCCCACCGACCCCGAACTGACCGGCGTGCTCCCGGCGCTGGGCTTCCCCGGCCGCGGCCTCAACTTCCCGGTCGGCGTGCTGGCCGCCTCCACCGGCCGCTGGCGCCTGCTCGTGCCGGTCGAGTCCCGGGCCGCCCTGACCCGGCTGGCCCCCGACCCCGCCCGCCTGCGCGCGGCCTGCGACCGGCTCGGCCTGCTCGGCTGCTACGTGCACACCCCACCCGACGCCGAGGGCCGCCTGGCCGCCCGCATGTTCGCCCCCGCCATCGGCGTCGACGAAGACGTGGCCAACGCCAACAGCACCGCCTGCCTGGCCGCCGCCCTGGCCGGCCGCACGATCGCCGTCGACATGGGCGACACGCTGGGCGCCCCGTCCACCATCCTCGCCTCCGCCCGCCCCGGCGGCGCGGTAGAGGTAGGCGGCGAAGCCACGGTCACCGGCAAGCTCCGCCTCGATTGA
- a CDS encoding SAM-dependent methyltransferase, producing the protein MVSDEPSVPHTARIWNYLLGGTDNFAVDRAVGDQVLVGQPALAENARLSRAYLTRVVRWLAGAAGIRQFLDLGAGLPTADNTHEVAQAVAPQSRIVYVDNDPLVVSHGRAVLTSHPEGETVYLEAGLDDLPHVLREAAHTLDFDRPVAVLFMGVLGHIEDDTTAQNLTRAAMAAVPSGSYLAICDGTDTSPEVVEAARIWNQSAALPYHLRSPDRLARLFDGLDLVDPGLVPVTRWHPDINVPDIDQYGAVGRKP; encoded by the coding sequence GTGGTCAGTGACGAACCTTCTGTTCCGCACACCGCACGGATCTGGAACTACCTGCTCGGCGGCACGGACAACTTCGCCGTGGATCGAGCGGTGGGTGATCAGGTCCTGGTCGGCCAGCCCGCCCTGGCCGAGAACGCCCGGCTCAGCCGCGCCTACCTCACCCGCGTGGTGCGGTGGCTGGCCGGTGCGGCCGGCATCCGGCAGTTCCTCGACCTCGGCGCGGGCCTGCCCACCGCCGACAACACCCACGAAGTCGCCCAAGCCGTGGCGCCGCAGAGCCGCATCGTCTACGTCGACAACGACCCGCTGGTCGTCTCGCACGGCCGTGCCGTGCTGACCAGCCACCCCGAGGGCGAAACGGTCTACCTCGAAGCCGGCCTCGACGACCTGCCCCACGTGCTGCGCGAAGCCGCACACACACTCGACTTCGACCGCCCCGTGGCGGTGCTGTTCATGGGCGTCCTCGGCCACATCGAAGACGACACCACAGCGCAAAACCTGACCCGCGCCGCGATGGCCGCGGTCCCCTCCGGCAGTTACCTGGCCATCTGCGACGGCACCGACACCAGCCCCGAGGTTGTCGAGGCCGCCCGCATCTGGAACCAGTCCGCGGCCCTGCCCTACCACCTGCGCAGCCCCGACCGCCTGGCCCGCCTCTTCGACGGCCTCGACCTGGTCGACCCCGGCCTGGTCCCGGTGACCCGCTGGCACCCGGACATCAACGTCCCCGACATCGACCAGTACGGCGCCGTCGGCCGCAAACCTTAG
- a CDS encoding helix-turn-helix transcriptional regulator, whose product MENPSSPTSRALRTLEILQARPGTTAEQLAGQLGVTERAARRYVGILREAGIPVDAVRGPYGGYRLGRGTRLPPVVFTEDQALGLVMAVLDGQPAAIDADDLVGAALSKVIRALPESIGRQAAALRAYASAAPDRRAARADPAVMSALVAAVADHHRVTVTYANEAGDQWEAEVDPWAVVVRFGRWYLLCHSHRAGAIRTYRIDRIRAARALPQRFVPPGDLDPVAALEENLASGWKYPTRIVFHAPHDEVAPWIRPPMGRLEPDGDDECVLIGSTTNTRMYAQEWLPAVPFPFTVVECPELREAVAEVAARFTAATQPPRADRRRAR is encoded by the coding sequence GTGGAGAATCCGTCCAGCCCCACCTCACGGGCCCTGCGCACGCTGGAGATCCTGCAGGCCCGCCCGGGCACGACCGCCGAGCAGCTGGCCGGCCAGCTGGGCGTCACCGAGCGGGCCGCGCGGCGTTACGTCGGGATCCTTCGTGAGGCGGGCATCCCGGTGGATGCGGTCCGGGGCCCGTACGGGGGTTATCGCCTGGGTCGCGGCACCCGGCTGCCACCCGTCGTGTTCACCGAGGACCAGGCCCTCGGGCTGGTGATGGCCGTGCTGGACGGGCAGCCGGCCGCCATCGACGCCGACGACCTGGTCGGGGCGGCGCTGAGCAAGGTGATCCGGGCGCTGCCGGAGAGCATCGGACGGCAGGCCGCGGCGCTGCGGGCGTACGCGTCGGCCGCCCCCGACCGCCGGGCCGCCCGCGCCGACCCGGCCGTGATGAGCGCCCTGGTCGCGGCCGTGGCCGACCACCACCGGGTCACCGTCACGTACGCCAACGAGGCCGGCGACCAGTGGGAGGCCGAGGTCGACCCGTGGGCCGTCGTCGTGCGCTTCGGCCGCTGGTACCTGCTGTGCCATTCGCACCGCGCCGGCGCCATCCGCACCTACCGCATCGACCGGATCCGCGCCGCCCGCGCGCTGCCGCAGCGCTTCGTCCCGCCCGGCGACCTCGACCCGGTGGCCGCGCTGGAGGAGAACCTGGCCTCCGGCTGGAAGTATCCGACCCGGATCGTCTTCCACGCCCCGCACGACGAGGTCGCCCCGTGGATCCGCCCACCCATGGGCCGCCTCGAACCCGACGGCGACGACGAGTGCGTGCTGATCGGCAGCACCACCAACACCCGCATGTACGCCCAGGAATGGCTGCCCGCCGTCCCGTTCCCCTTCACGGTCGTCGAGTGCCCCGAACTGCGCGAGGCCGTGGCTGAGGTGGCCGCCCGCTTCACCGCCGCGACACAGCCACCGCGAGCAGACCGTCGTCGTGCCCGCTGA
- a CDS encoding alpha/beta fold hydrolase encodes MTDEQIVLLGGLWLTPSTWDAVVADLAGRGRRAVAVDLGGATLDDQVDAVLAVVDAAGGASVVVGHSAAVALAWLVADKRPARVAKVVMIGGFPKADGETYADFFPAENGMMAFPGWAPFEGADSADLTPAAREEFAAAAVPVPEGVSTATVHLSDERRYDVPVVLVCPEFSPAEAREWIDAGELPELARAKHVELVDIDSGHWPQLTRPADLARILADA; translated from the coding sequence ATGACTGACGAACAAATCGTGCTGCTCGGCGGCCTGTGGCTCACCCCCTCCACGTGGGACGCCGTGGTCGCCGACCTGGCCGGCCGGGGCCGCCGGGCGGTCGCCGTCGACCTGGGCGGGGCCACCCTCGACGACCAGGTCGACGCGGTCCTCGCCGTGGTCGACGCGGCCGGCGGGGCCTCGGTGGTGGTCGGGCATTCGGCCGCCGTCGCCCTGGCCTGGCTCGTCGCCGACAAGCGGCCGGCCCGGGTGGCCAAGGTCGTGATGATCGGCGGGTTCCCCAAGGCCGACGGCGAGACCTACGCCGACTTCTTCCCGGCCGAGAACGGGATGATGGCGTTCCCCGGCTGGGCGCCGTTCGAGGGCGCCGACTCGGCCGACCTCACGCCCGCCGCCCGTGAGGAGTTCGCGGCCGCGGCAGTGCCGGTGCCCGAGGGCGTGTCCACGGCGACCGTGCACCTGAGTGACGAGCGCCGCTACGACGTGCCCGTCGTGCTGGTCTGCCCCGAGTTCAGCCCGGCCGAGGCCCGCGAGTGGATCGACGCCGGCGAGCTGCCCGAGCTGGCCCGGGCCAAGCACGTCGAGCTGGTCGACATCGACTCGGGCCACTGGCCCCAGCTGACCCGGCCCGCCGACCTGGCCCGCATCCTGGCCGACGCCTGA
- a CDS encoding SDR family oxidoreductase, producing MTILVTGATGAVGRHLVDVLVKRGEKVRAVSRTPQSAALPDGVEVVGPDVTPELVDGVDRVFVFPTGAQQVADLVTAAGESRFVVLSSLAAAGELPREVRSASYAHHRAIEQAVTSRTGEWTILRPGTFANNLLSWAWPIKAGMPVRAPYIKSAQPPIHEADIADAAATALLQDGHIGQFYPLTGPESLTRIEQVAAIGAGLGRHLDLVEISPDEFRADVARFIPEDIIVMLLEYWSETVTAPDPVRSGVPDLTGAPGRTLEQWARDHRADFGQAQPGR from the coding sequence ATGACAATCCTGGTTACCGGCGCCACCGGAGCGGTCGGACGGCACCTGGTCGACGTTCTGGTGAAAAGGGGCGAGAAGGTGCGTGCCGTGAGCCGCACACCGCAGTCGGCCGCACTGCCCGACGGCGTTGAAGTGGTCGGCCCGGACGTGACGCCGGAGCTGGTCGACGGGGTGGACCGGGTGTTCGTCTTCCCCACCGGCGCTCAGCAGGTCGCCGACCTGGTCACCGCGGCCGGCGAGAGCCGCTTCGTGGTGCTCTCGTCGCTGGCCGCCGCGGGCGAACTGCCACGGGAGGTCCGCTCGGCCAGCTACGCCCACCACCGGGCGATCGAGCAGGCCGTGACCTCGCGCACCGGCGAATGGACGATCCTGCGACCCGGCACGTTCGCGAACAACCTGCTGTCGTGGGCGTGGCCGATCAAGGCCGGCATGCCGGTGCGAGCGCCGTACATCAAGTCGGCGCAGCCTCCGATCCACGAGGCCGACATCGCCGACGCGGCAGCCACCGCGCTGCTGCAGGACGGCCACATCGGACAGTTCTATCCGCTGACCGGCCCCGAGTCGCTGACCCGCATCGAGCAGGTGGCGGCCATCGGGGCCGGCCTGGGCCGCCACCTGGACCTGGTCGAGATCAGCCCGGACGAGTTCCGCGCGGACGTGGCCCGGTTCATCCCCGAGGACATCATCGTGATGCTGCTCGAATACTGGTCCGAGACGGTGACCGCGCCCGACCCGGTGCGCTCGGGCGTGCCCGACCTCACCGGCGCGCCCGGTCGCACCCTGGAACAGTGGGCCCGGGACCACCGCGCCGACTTCGGTCAGGCGCAACCCGGCCGGTGA
- a CDS encoding sensor histidine kinase yields MNKYLAPALTLVGVPAGLAITGGNIDTTMTLSVAGLLALFAGFLNRFPRTVLVLSLLTVEGMRGADLVGSGWVWPATAAFVAVALAGHLRFAVIAGGLALAYGIGWDGFVNQDHDGNWALAHVGGDALWLAAVLAAANAFVSTRRWQREMGLRLQQEQQQRELDARRRRAEERVGIARDLHDVVSHTLAVVGVHLNVALDAFDNDPDEARSSLRLAQDVRGKAMADLKSLVDVLRDGAPAEPVDGLDGLERLAEHVRGAGLTVSLNEFGERADVPAAVATAIYRVVQEALTNTVRHACAQRVVITLRYAPASVVVDVQDDGTAPEVVIDGNGIAGMRERVAALGGALTAGGSDRGFCVRATIPFALSQGTR; encoded by the coding sequence ATGAACAAATATCTCGCCCCAGCCTTGACCCTCGTCGGTGTGCCGGCCGGTCTCGCCATCACCGGCGGCAACATCGACACGACCATGACGCTTTCGGTGGCCGGCCTGCTCGCGCTGTTCGCCGGTTTTCTCAACCGCTTTCCCCGTACGGTCCTGGTGCTCTCACTCCTGACGGTCGAGGGCATGCGCGGCGCCGACCTGGTCGGGTCGGGGTGGGTGTGGCCGGCCACCGCCGCGTTCGTGGCTGTCGCGCTCGCCGGTCACCTGCGCTTCGCGGTGATCGCGGGTGGGCTGGCTCTGGCGTACGGGATCGGCTGGGACGGTTTCGTCAACCAGGACCACGACGGGAACTGGGCCCTCGCGCACGTCGGCGGGGACGCCCTGTGGCTGGCCGCCGTGCTGGCCGCGGCCAACGCGTTCGTCAGCACCCGCCGCTGGCAGCGGGAGATGGGGCTGCGCCTCCAGCAGGAACAGCAGCAGCGCGAACTCGACGCGCGGCGGCGCCGGGCCGAGGAACGCGTCGGCATCGCCCGTGACCTGCACGACGTGGTGTCCCATACGCTGGCCGTGGTGGGTGTGCACCTCAACGTCGCGCTCGACGCCTTCGACAACGATCCCGACGAGGCCCGCTCGTCACTGCGGCTGGCTCAAGACGTACGGGGGAAGGCCATGGCCGATCTGAAGTCGCTCGTCGACGTGTTGCGCGACGGCGCGCCGGCGGAACCGGTCGACGGCCTGGACGGGCTGGAGCGGCTGGCCGAACACGTGCGCGGGGCCGGGTTGACGGTGTCGCTCAACGAGTTCGGGGAGCGGGCCGACGTGCCGGCCGCGGTGGCCACGGCGATCTACCGGGTCGTGCAGGAGGCGCTGACCAACACCGTGCGGCACGCCTGCGCGCAGCGGGTGGTGATCACCCTGCGCTACGCGCCGGCCAGCGTCGTCGTGGACGTGCAGGACGACGGCACGGCCCCCGAGGTGGTGATCGACGGCAACGGGATCGCGGGCATGCGGGAACGGGTGGCCGCGCTGGGCGGAGCGCTCACCGCCGGCGGGTCCGACCGGGGTTTCTGCGTACGGGCGACGATCCCGTTCGCGCTGTCCCAAGGCACCCGATGA
- a CDS encoding response regulator, which produces MISVLLADDQHLVRAGFRSLLRRDKEIQVVGEASTGDEAVRTAAAVRPDVILMDIRMPGMDGIAATRTILESGLPTRVIILTTFETDEYVFAALAAGASGFLTKEIGPDGLRQAVRVVAAGDALLSPSVTRRVVGQFAHRPVAGPPGGDRLTVLTDREREVVRLVAAGLSNSEIARELVISPLTAKTHITRAIAKLGVRDRVQLVILAFEDGLAGPLS; this is translated from the coding sequence ATGATCTCAGTGCTTCTCGCCGACGACCAGCACCTCGTACGGGCCGGGTTCCGCAGTCTGCTCCGGCGCGACAAGGAGATCCAGGTCGTCGGCGAGGCGTCGACGGGGGACGAGGCCGTGCGTACGGCGGCCGCGGTGCGCCCCGACGTGATCCTGATGGACATCCGCATGCCCGGAATGGACGGGATCGCGGCCACCCGCACGATCCTGGAGTCGGGCCTGCCGACCCGGGTGATCATCCTGACCACGTTCGAGACCGACGAGTACGTGTTCGCGGCGCTCGCGGCCGGGGCCAGCGGCTTCCTGACCAAGGAGATCGGCCCCGACGGGCTGCGCCAAGCCGTACGGGTCGTGGCGGCCGGGGACGCGCTGCTCTCACCCAGCGTGACCCGCCGCGTGGTCGGGCAGTTCGCGCACCGCCCGGTGGCCGGCCCACCCGGCGGTGACCGTCTGACCGTGCTGACCGACCGGGAACGCGAGGTCGTACGGCTGGTGGCGGCCGGGCTGTCCAACTCCGAGATCGCCCGCGAGCTGGTGATCAGCCCGTTGACGGCGAAAACGCACATCACCCGCGCGATCGCGAAACTGGGCGTACGGGATCGGGTCCAGCTCGTCATCCTCGCGTTCGAGGACGGGCTGGCCGGCCCGCTATCGTGA
- a CDS encoding adenylate kinase translates to MRRILVYGVTGSGKSTLAARVGARLGLPYHSIDDLMWRPGWEPLTVAEQRDVIEKLLARDEWVIDAAYGFWHDLALQRADLIVGLDLPRWRSATRLLRRTVTRIVRRTPTCNGNYETWRKAFFDRESILLFHITSFPRKRRRMRLWQSSTDFPETVLLRSPAEVEKWLAGLTS, encoded by the coding sequence ATGCGACGGATCCTGGTTTACGGGGTGACCGGTTCCGGCAAGTCGACGCTGGCGGCCCGGGTCGGCGCGCGGCTCGGGCTGCCCTACCACTCGATCGACGACCTGATGTGGCGGCCCGGCTGGGAGCCGCTCACCGTGGCCGAGCAACGTGACGTCATCGAAAAGCTGCTGGCCCGCGACGAGTGGGTGATCGACGCGGCCTACGGTTTCTGGCACGACCTGGCCCTGCAACGCGCCGACCTGATCGTCGGCCTGGATCTGCCCCGCTGGCGCTCGGCGACCCGCCTGCTGCGCCGCACGGTCACCCGGATCGTGCGCCGCACCCCCACGTGCAACGGCAACTACGAGACGTGGCGAAAGGCGTTCTTCGACCGCGAATCGATCCTGCTCTTCCACATCACGTCGTTCCCCCGCAAACGCCGGCGGATGCGCCTGTGGCAATCGAGCACCGACTTCCCCGAAACAGTGCTGCTGCGCTCCCCGGCCGAGGTCGAGAAGTGGCTGGCCGGGCTCACGTCCTGA